One segment of Cydia amplana chromosome 16, ilCydAmpl1.1, whole genome shotgun sequence DNA contains the following:
- the LOC134655149 gene encoding DET1- and DDB1-associated protein 1 → MSVIEFLKDLPSYDEHNFTLYNTDHGIRYCSKRPSIYLPTKDIPSEQIIVTEKTNILLRYLHQQWEKKNNNSPKKRDQSHLEQNGDEPRPRKRPCLNSPLN, encoded by the exons ATG TCGGTGATCGAGTTCCTAAAGGATCTGCCGTCTTACGATGAACATAACTTTACATTGTACAACACAGATCATGGCATCAGATACTGCTCTAAGAGACCTTCAATATACCTCCCCACTAAGGACATACCTTCAGAACAGA TAATAGTCACAGAAAAAACAAATATCCTCCTAAGATATCTACACCAGCAATGGGAGAAAAAG AACAACAACTCCCCCAAAAAAAGGGACCAGAGCCACCTCGAGCAGAACGGCGACGAGCCCCGCCCGCGCAAGAGGCCCTGTCTCAACTCCCCACTCAACTGA
- the LOC134655269 gene encoding dystrophin, producing the protein MALNGFRKIENEAGYPCYIDEATGRQQNDHPEFCKIMESLEEYNGIKYSAYRIAFKVFALQRQLRVPALRISSGVFARHQLSLSETSLSLETGELEAVLADIYFAAEKEGLFTGDVDLAVDLLTNLLLNVYDKDRKEPIRVLAAKTLLIILSEESVSDKWTALANCCADHNGCVSPRRLAALLSYVAALPELMGDPCEQIQSDIDSCFDKSAGMLGAPARGVAAWGAGCARAGWLGVTARVRASRNSSCVSAVCAKCQEPLIQVLKFKCSKCCDTYFCEKCYLYDKDLTTVSGHKNTHLVNEIIDGETKPQECPSFVKTMRRFFFCTKTRKKAKKKTTKKATSMTKEKEIVKKERPAMFTSTVGKASGHVNNNPASMLQDIIVQLETQNKALEELSNQLQNTKDPEEGLRVKVDAHWSQISKQINRLKILKENLSSNTTLPTAEPEHPQAFDLFSPIPTLEQSDKRSKLSQAPRVLSLDSGNFSVMSKQEPLVTVSGDALKPVMVHKSDSISTVSMRDISSWYNETEHASKQITLPSQADCTSQSISATEQKYAADIRSVETSNDKMKELNADLDTVLDRLQQILTNNFAMDESSFDNNQLRETANEMEGLLGTLIRGVEQRATLNATKGLV; encoded by the exons ATGGCTCTAAACGGGTTTAGAAAGATAGAAAATGAAGCGGGCTACCCGTGTTATATCGA TGAAGCAACTGGAAGGCAGCAAAATGACCATCCAGAGTTCTGCAAGATCATGGAATCTTTGGAAGAGTACAACGGGATTAAATACAGCGCGTATCGTATCGCCTTCAAGGTGTTTGCCCTGCAGAGACAGCTTAGgg TTCCAGCCCTACGCATCAGCTCCGGAGTGTTCGCTCGCCACCAGCTAAGCCTATCAGAGACCAGCTTATCACTGGAAACAGGGGAACTGGAGGCCGTGCTGGCTGACATATACTTTGCTGCGGAGAAGGAAGGCCTGTTCACAGGGGATGTTGACTTGGCAGTGGACTTGTTGACCAATCTGCTGCTCAATGTGTATGACAA AGACAGAAAAGAGCCAATCAGAGTGCTAGCCGCTAAGACGCTGCTTATCATCCTAAGTGAGGAGTCTGTGTCAGACAAATGGACGGCCCTAGCCAACTGCTGCGCGGATCATAACGGCTGCGTGTCGCCGCGGCGGCTGGCGGCCCTATTGTCGTATGTAGCCGCCCTGCCGGAGTTAATGGGCGATCCGTGCGAACAGATACagagtgacattgacagttgctTTGATAAG AGCGCCGGCATGCTGGGCGCGCCGGCGCGCGGCGTGGCGGCGTGGGGCGcgggctgcgcgcgcgccgggtGGCTGGGCGTCACTGCGCGAGTGCGTGCCAGCAGAAACAGCTCTTGCGTCAGCGCCGTGTGTGCCAAGTGCCAGGAACCACTCATACAG GTTCTAAAATTCAAATGCTCAAAATGCTGCGACACATACTTCTGCGAAAAGTGCTACCTGTATGACAAAGACTTGACGACAGTCAGCGGGCACAAGAATACTCATTTAGTTAACGAAATTATTGATGGAGAG ACAAAACCCCAAGAATGTCCAAGCTTCGTCAAAACCATGAGACGATTCTTCTTCTGCACCAAAACTAGGAAAAAGGCCAAGAAGAAGACCACAAAAAAAGCGACTAGCATGACGAAAGAGAAGGAGATAGTTAAGAAAGAGAGGCCGGCTATGTTCACGTCGACTGTGGGGAAAGCGTCGGGCCACGTGAATAATAACCCGGCGAGCATGCTGCAGGATATTATAGTGCAGTTGGAAACACAGAACAA AGCTCTAGAGGAACTGTCGAATcagttacaaaatacgaaagATCCAGAAGAGGGGCTCAGGGTGAAGGTGGACGCTCACTGGAGTCAGATATCCAAGCAAATAAACAGGCTGAAAATACTAAAG GAAAACCTCTCATCCAACACAACACTGCCTACAGCAGAACCCGAACACCCTCAAGCCTTCGACCTCTTCAGCCCCATACCGACTCTAGAACAGAGCGACAAGCGCTCCAAGCTGTCCCAGGCTCCGAGAGTACTGAGCCTGGACTCCGGAAACTTCTCCGTGATGTCCAAACAGGAGCCGCTGGTGACAGTGTCCGGAGATGCCTTGAAACCGGTGATGGTGCATAAGTCTGACAGTATATCCACGGTTTCGATGAGGGATATTAGCAGTTGGTATAATG aaACTGAACACGCAAGCAAGCAAATAACCCTGCCGAGCCAAGCAGACTGCACGTCCCAGTCCATATCAGCCACAGAACAAAAATACGCGGCCGACATCCGCTCAGTAGAGACCAGTAACGACAAGATGAAGGAACTGAACGCGGACCTGGACACGGTGCTAGACCGGCTGCAGCAGATACTGACTAATAACTTTGCTATGGATG AATCTTCGTTCGACAACAACCAACTACGTGAAACCGCTAACGAAATGGAAGGCTTGCTCGGGACGCTCATCCGAGGCGTGGAACAGAGAGCTACCCTCAATGCCACTAAGGGGTTAGTCTAg
- the LOC134655267 gene encoding inactive selenide, water dikinase-like protein: protein MSYQSSVAQDSLAAAQLEMAGNPNSLALRRPFDPVAHDLEASFRLTRFADLKGRSCKVPQDVLGKLVESLQQDYSQQEQDQFMHVAIPRIGIGLDCSVTPLRHGGLCLVQTTDFFYPLVDDPYMMGKIACANVLSDLYAMGVTECDNMLMLLGVSTKMTEKERDVVIPLIMRGFKDSALEAGTSVTGGQTVINPWCTIGGVATTICQPNEYIVPDNAVMGDVLVLTKPLGTQVAVNAHQWLDQPERWNRIKLVVSEEDVRKAYHRAMDSMSRLNRIAARLMHKYNAHGSTDVTGFGLLGHAQNLASHQKNEVSFVIHNLPVIAKMAAVAKACGNMFQLLQGHAPETSGGLLICLPREQAAAYCKDIEKQEGYQAWIIGIVEKGNRTARIIDKPRVIEVPAKD, encoded by the coding sequence ATGTCGTATCAATCTAGTGTAGCGCAAGATTCATTAGCTGCGGCTCAACTCGAAATGGCCGGTAACCCCAATTCTTTAGCTTTGCGTCGGCCATTCGACCCGGTGGCTCATGATTTGGAGGCGAGTTTCCGATTGACTCGATTTGCGGATCTTAAGGGAAGAAGCTGTAAAGTACCCCAAGATGTATTGGGAAAACTTGTGGAGTCTCTTCAGCAAGACTATTCGCAGCAGGAGCAGGATCAGTTTATGCATGTGGCGATTCCGCGCATCGGCATCGGCTTGGATTGCTCGGTGACGCCGCTGAGGCACGGCGGGCTTTGTTTGGTGCAAACTACTGACTTTTTTTACCCTCTCGTCGACGATCCCTACATGATGGGTAAAATCGCGTGTGCCAATGTTCTAAGCGATCTCTACGCAATGGGTGTGACTGAATGTGACAATATGCTAATGCTTCTGGGCGTCTCTACTAAAATGACTGAAAAGGAGCGCGACGTCGTGATTCCGCTCATCATGAGAGGTTTCAAGGATTCAGCTCTGGAAGCCGGCACCTCTGTGACTGGAGGCCAAACCGTTATCAACCCCTGGTGCACCATTGGGGGGGTTGCCACCACTATTTGCCAGCCTAACGAATACATTGTACCCGACAACGCCGTCATGGGCGATGTGTTGGTGCTCACTAAGCCTCTGGGCACCCAAGTTGCAGTAAATGCCCACCAGTGGCTCGACCAGCCTGAACGTTGGAATAGAATTAAACTGGTTGTATCGGAAGAGGATGTTCGTAAAGCTTACCACCGAGCGATGGACTCCATGAGCCGGCTGAACCGCATTGCAGCTAGGTTGATGCATAAATACAATGCTCATGGCTCCACTGATGTTACTGGCTTTGGTCTCCTCGGCCATGCCCAGAATTTGGCATCTCACCAGAAGAATGAAGTTTCTTTTGTTATTCACAACCTGCCTGTAATTGCCAAGATGGCAGCTGTGGCGAAGGCTTGTGGAAACATGTTCCAGCTGCTCCAAGGACATGCCCCGGAAACTTCTGGAGGACTTCTGATCTGCCTGCCCCGTGAACAAGCCGCTGCTTACTGCAAAGACATTGAAAAGCAAGAAGGCTACCAAGCTTGGATTATTGGAATTGTTGAGAAGGGCAACCGCACAGCCCGCATCATTGACAAGCCCCGAGTCATTGAAGTTCCTGCCAAGGATTAA